The Fortiea contorta PCC 7126 genome has a segment encoding these proteins:
- a CDS encoding esterase-like activity of phytase family protein, with protein sequence MATPKVQLVGFASLPADTFSDGPVSGQGISANGRTGPFPGQPIQGLSGVQFANNNSFYFLSDNGYGAKDNSADFLLRIQRLDPSFKGIENGDGTVKFLDYIQLSDPNKKVPFKITNEGTSERLLTGADFDIESFVIDKDGSFWVGEEFGPYLLHFDSTGKLLEAPVATPDTFKTLDGKAPEVLGHRGASGFRPEHTIEAYKLAIEQGADFIEPDLVVTKDGVLIARHEPALGILNADGSVNLSNTTTDVYQRPEFADRLKTVILDGTKVTGWFAEDFTLAEIKQLRAVERLPFRDQSLNGQLEVPTLTEIINLVKDVEAKTGKKIGIYPETKHPTYTQQEATYVGTDIKINRNLGQILIDTLKANNFTDPSRIFIQSFEVGNLKELHDVIMPKAGVDIPLVQLYDASDIDINGKIIENRPYDFVVSGDQRTYGDLRTPAGLAEVAKYADGIGPWKRMIISVKGTDANGDGRADDVNGDGVVNDADKTTLPPTTLVQDAHKAGLVVHPYTFRNEGVYLAADYKGNPELEYQQFIQLGVDAFFTDFPITGDKVRDLLSDPQYRLVRSPQNPDVLAGKAVANLGGSKGFEGAAINASQTKIYAMLEGTVQGDEAGALRINEFDIASRKYTDKKLYYKLDNPANAIGDLAVINDNEYLVIERDNNQGAAAKFKRIFKIDLSKIDANGYVAKEEVADLLNIEDPNDLNGDGKTTFDFPFQTIEDVLVIDKNTILVANDNNYPFSVGRPPAIDNNEILLLRLEKPLNLAPGLGQPAALDIKFGSPNSDEITLKPGQILLAGDGADTVESKGNNTIITGSGDDTVFVGGNSIVSTGDGNDSVFVGVNGAASNTTVDGGAGNDQLTVVQAGGINNLFGAAGNDTLQVLEGSRQNFFGGSGNDTLISNGNNNRLYGGSGDDKLFSNTNDYLFGGDGDDVLFAGKAGGNRLTGGAGADQFWVANASLPTAKNIVTDFTAGFDVIGIGGVAGVSKFSDITLLQQGSDTLVKVGTTEVASLLGITSSSLTASNFAFSASVVA encoded by the coding sequence ATGGCAACTCCAAAAGTACAGTTAGTCGGCTTTGCTTCTCTTCCTGCTGACACTTTTTCTGATGGGCCAGTTTCTGGTCAAGGGATTTCCGCTAACGGTAGAACTGGCCCTTTCCCCGGACAGCCAATACAAGGTCTGAGTGGTGTCCAATTTGCTAACAATAACTCTTTCTATTTCCTCTCAGATAACGGCTACGGTGCTAAAGATAATAGTGCAGATTTCTTGTTGCGTATCCAACGTCTAGACCCCAGCTTTAAAGGGATAGAAAATGGTGATGGAACTGTCAAATTTTTAGATTATATCCAACTGTCTGACCCTAACAAAAAGGTTCCTTTTAAAATTACTAATGAAGGAACTAGCGAAAGACTATTAACTGGCGCAGACTTTGATATTGAGTCTTTTGTCATTGATAAAGACGGTTCATTTTGGGTGGGTGAAGAGTTCGGCCCTTACCTACTACATTTTGACAGCACTGGTAAATTATTAGAAGCTCCTGTTGCGACACCAGATACATTCAAAACTTTAGATGGAAAGGCTCCTGAAGTTCTTGGTCACAGGGGTGCAAGTGGCTTCCGTCCAGAACATACCATAGAAGCTTACAAACTAGCGATTGAACAAGGCGCGGATTTTATTGAGCCTGATTTGGTAGTCACTAAAGACGGTGTGTTGATTGCTCGTCATGAACCTGCTTTAGGAATTTTGAATGCTGATGGTAGCGTCAACCTCAGCAACACCACCACAGATGTTTATCAGCGTCCAGAGTTTGCTGACCGCTTGAAAACAGTCATTTTAGATGGAACTAAAGTTACCGGTTGGTTTGCGGAAGACTTCACTTTAGCTGAGATTAAACAACTGCGAGCAGTGGAGCGTTTACCGTTCCGCGACCAGTCTTTAAACGGTCAATTGGAAGTCCCCACCTTGACAGAAATCATTAATTTAGTCAAGGATGTGGAAGCAAAGACTGGGAAAAAAATTGGTATCTACCCTGAAACCAAGCACCCAACTTATACCCAACAAGAGGCGACTTATGTCGGGACTGACATCAAAATTAACCGCAATCTTGGTCAAATCCTGATTGATACACTCAAAGCTAATAACTTCACTGACCCTAGCCGCATTTTTATTCAGTCCTTTGAAGTTGGTAACTTAAAGGAACTGCATGATGTAATTATGCCAAAAGCTGGCGTAGATATCCCCCTGGTACAACTTTATGATGCCAGTGACATCGATATCAACGGCAAAATTATCGAAAATCGTCCCTATGACTTTGTGGTGAGTGGCGACCAACGCACCTATGGCGACTTGCGGACACCAGCAGGTTTAGCGGAAGTAGCAAAATATGCTGATGGTATCGGCCCTTGGAAGCGGATGATTATTAGCGTCAAGGGTACTGATGCTAATGGTGATGGTAGAGCCGATGATGTGAATGGGGATGGTGTGGTTAATGATGCTGACAAGACAACATTACCGCCTACTACCTTAGTTCAAGATGCTCACAAAGCAGGTTTGGTGGTTCATCCATACACTTTCCGCAATGAAGGTGTTTACTTAGCAGCAGATTACAAAGGTAATCCCGAATTAGAATATCAGCAGTTCATTCAACTAGGTGTGGATGCGTTCTTTACTGATTTCCCCATTACAGGAGATAAAGTACGGGATTTACTCAGTGACCCTCAGTATAGATTGGTTCGCTCTCCCCAAAACCCAGATGTTTTAGCGGGAAAAGCTGTAGCTAACTTGGGTGGTTCCAAAGGTTTTGAAGGCGCAGCCATCAACGCTAGCCAAACTAAAATCTACGCTATGTTGGAGGGAACAGTCCAGGGCGATGAAGCTGGTGCTTTGCGGATTAATGAATTTGATATTGCCAGCCGTAAGTACACTGATAAGAAACTGTACTATAAACTGGATAATCCTGCAAATGCGATCGGTGATTTGGCTGTCATTAATGATAATGAATACTTAGTGATTGAGCGGGATAATAATCAAGGCGCAGCCGCTAAGTTTAAGCGCATCTTCAAAATCGATTTGTCTAAAATAGATGCAAATGGCTATGTCGCTAAAGAAGAAGTTGCGGACTTGCTCAACATTGAAGACCCCAACGATTTGAATGGTGACGGAAAGACAACTTTTGACTTTCCATTCCAAACTATTGAAGATGTTTTAGTTATTGACAAAAATACCATTTTGGTAGCCAATGACAATAACTATCCTTTCTCTGTTGGTCGTCCTCCCGCAATAGATAATAATGAAATTCTGTTGCTGAGATTGGAGAAACCGCTGAATTTGGCTCCTGGTTTGGGTCAACCTGCAGCTTTAGATATTAAATTTGGTTCTCCTAATAGTGATGAAATTACTCTCAAGCCTGGACAAATATTACTCGCGGGCGATGGTGCAGACACTGTAGAGTCAAAAGGCAATAACACCATCATCACTGGTAGCGGTGATGACACGGTGTTTGTCGGCGGTAACTCAATTGTCTCGACAGGTGACGGTAACGACAGCGTGTTTGTGGGTGTCAATGGTGCTGCTAGTAATACCACTGTTGATGGTGGTGCTGGGAATGACCAACTCACTGTAGTACAAGCTGGCGGGATTAACAATCTCTTTGGCGCTGCGGGTAATGATACTCTGCAAGTCCTGGAAGGTTCCCGTCAAAACTTCTTCGGTGGTTCCGGTAACGACACCTTAATCAGCAACGGTAACAATAACCGTCTGTATGGTGGTTCTGGCGATGACAAGCTGTTCTCTAATACCAATGACTACCTGTTTGGTGGCGATGGCGATGATGTGTTATTCGCTGGGAAAGCTGGTGGTAATCGCTTGACTGGTGGCGCTGGTGCGGATCAGTTCTGGGTTGCTAATGCTAGTTTGCCAACGGCGAAGAATATTGTAACCGATTTTACAGCAGGTTTTGATGTCATTGGTATTGGCGGAGTTGCTGGCGTGAGTAAGTTTAGTGATATTACTCTGTTGCAACAAGGTAGTGATACTTTGGTGAAAGTTGGCACTACTGAAGTTGCTTCTTTGTTGGGAATTACATCTTCTAGTTTGACGGCGAGTAATTTTGCTTTCTCGGCTAGTGTGGTTGCTTAG
- a CDS encoding SdiA-regulated domain-containing protein has product MAFNSVDLSTYVRVGRYDLPEPTRTTAPPNSLLAQEVSAVTYNWDTDTLFVVGDGGTSVVQVTKTGQLINSMTLAPGNSPQGTDFYDPEGLTYVGGGKFVLVEERDRQVSLFTYVPDTTLTKSAVQTVKLGTTIGNIGIEGISYDPQTSGFIAVKEVTPEGIFQTGIDFAAGTATNGSPTTVNSTNLFDPALAGLADFADVYALSNLPSLNGQADSSHLLVLSQESGKIVNIDRTGKIYSSLTIVSDPGNPLSVADQQHEGLTMDKNGYLYVVSENGGGDINHPQLWVYAPASVTPVNQAPTAVVLNNKVNAIAENTSTTTRVKVADIAITDDNLGTNILSLSGTDASFFEISSNVLYLKAGTALNSTTKASYGVTVNVDDTTVGTTPDATTTFTLAIAKALAPSTLIISEVTPWSSGNSPYAADWFEVTNTGTTAVDITGWKVDDNSNSFASAVALNGVNSIAPGQSVIFIEGDTSTVSAFKSAWFGNNVPSGFTIGTYSGAGIGLSTGGDEVNLFDAAGNRITGVSFGTSTTGFTFDNKAGLGSATLPLPTISTLSVAGVNGAFLASDGIETGSPGKIVNESVLPTLKFGSTGDDNLTVAPNQTFFSGDGSDIIESKSNNTIITGSGEDTVFVGSNSVVSTGDGNDSVFVGVNGAASNTTVDGGAGNDQLTVVQAGGINNLFGAAGNDTLQVLEGSRQNFFGGSGNDTLISNGNNNRLYGGSGDDKLFSNVNDYLFGGDGDDVLFAGKAGGNRLTGGAGADQFWVANASLPTAKNVVTDFTAGFDVIGIGGVAGVSKFSDITLLQQGSDTLVKVGTTEVASLLGVTAAGLTASNFAFSASVVA; this is encoded by the coding sequence ATGGCTTTCAATAGTGTCGATCTGTCTACCTATGTCCGGGTCGGTCGGTATGACCTGCCCGAACCTACACGCACCACTGCACCTCCCAACAGTCTACTAGCTCAGGAAGTTTCGGCTGTCACCTACAACTGGGACACTGACACATTGTTCGTTGTTGGCGATGGTGGTACATCGGTTGTTCAAGTGACGAAGACTGGGCAATTGATCAACTCCATGACGTTGGCTCCTGGTAATAGTCCGCAAGGGACAGATTTCTATGATCCAGAAGGACTTACCTACGTTGGTGGCGGTAAGTTCGTATTAGTTGAGGAACGCGATCGCCAGGTTAGTTTGTTCACCTACGTACCAGACACGACGCTAACCAAAAGCGCCGTACAAACAGTAAAACTCGGCACAACAATCGGGAATATTGGGATTGAAGGTATATCCTATGACCCCCAGACGAGCGGATTCATCGCCGTCAAGGAAGTTACACCAGAAGGGATATTTCAAACGGGGATCGATTTTGCAGCGGGAACAGCGACAAATGGTTCGCCCACCACGGTGAACTCAACTAACCTTTTCGATCCAGCTTTAGCTGGTCTTGCGGACTTTGCAGATGTTTACGCATTGTCGAATCTACCATCTTTGAATGGGCAGGCTGATTCTAGCCACTTGTTGGTTTTGAGTCAAGAATCGGGCAAGATTGTTAACATCGATCGCACTGGCAAGATTTACAGTTCCCTGACTATTGTCTCCGATCCAGGTAATCCGTTGTCCGTTGCAGACCAGCAACATGAAGGACTGACGATGGACAAAAACGGTTATCTGTATGTAGTCAGCGAGAATGGTGGTGGAGATATCAATCACCCCCAACTTTGGGTCTACGCGCCAGCCTCAGTGACGCCTGTGAATCAAGCTCCCACCGCTGTAGTGCTGAACAATAAAGTTAATGCGATCGCCGAAAACACCAGCACTACCACACGGGTTAAAGTTGCAGACATTGCCATCACCGATGATAATCTGGGGACAAATATCCTCAGCTTGAGTGGAACAGATGCGAGTTTCTTTGAGATTTCGAGTAATGTGTTGTATCTCAAAGCCGGAACTGCTCTCAATTCCACAACCAAAGCCAGCTATGGTGTTACCGTCAATGTAGACGACACGACCGTTGGCACTACCCCAGATGCGACTACCACTTTTACCTTAGCGATCGCTAAGGCGCTAGCCCCCTCCACCTTGATCATCTCCGAGGTGACACCTTGGAGCAGCGGTAATAGCCCTTATGCTGCTGACTGGTTTGAGGTAACAAATACTGGCACCACTGCTGTGGACATCACGGGCTGGAAGGTCGATGATAACTCCAACTCCTTCGCGTCAGCAGTTGCACTCAACGGTGTCAATAGTATTGCCCCTGGGCAATCTGTCATCTTCATCGAAGGTGATACATCCACCGTTAGCGCCTTCAAGAGTGCATGGTTTGGTAACAATGTTCCCAGTGGTTTCACTATCGGTACTTACAGCGGTGCTGGTATCGGTCTGAGTACTGGCGGTGACGAGGTGAATCTCTTCGACGCGGCGGGAAACCGGATCACTGGCGTCAGCTTCGGGACATCTACTACAGGTTTCACGTTCGATAACAAGGCTGGACTGGGGAGCGCCACCCTCCCGCTTCCCACCATATCCACCTTGAGTGTCGCCGGAGTAAATGGTGCTTTCCTCGCGTCCGATGGGATAGAAACTGGCTCTCCAGGGAAAATCGTTAATGAATCTGTACTACCAACACTTAAATTTGGTAGCACAGGTGACGATAACCTAACAGTTGCACCCAATCAAACCTTCTTCAGTGGCGATGGCTCAGATATTATAGAGTCAAAAAGCAATAACACCATCATCACTGGTAGCGGTGAAGACACTGTATTTGTAGGCAGTAACTCTGTTGTCTCGACAGGTGACGGTAACGACAGCGTGTTTGTGGGTGTCAATGGTGCTGCTAGTAATACCACTGTTGATGGTGGTGCTGGGAATGACCAACTCACTGTAGTACAAGCTGGCGGGATTAACAATCTCTTTGGCGCTGCGGGTAATGATACTCTGCAAGTCCTGGAAGGTTCCCGTCAAAACTTCTTCGGTGGTTCCGGTAACGACACCTTAATCAGCAACGGTAACAATAACCGTCTGTATGGTGGTTCTGGCGATGACAAGCTGTTCTCTAATGTCAATGACTACCTGTTTGGTGGCGATGGCGATGATGTGTTATTCGCTGGGAAAGCTGGTGGTAATCGCTTGACTGGTGGCGCTGGTGCTGACCAGTTCTGGGTTGCTAATGCTAGTTTGCCAACTGCTAAGAATGTTGTAACCGATTTTACAGCAGGTTTTGATGTCATTGGTATTGGCGGGGTTGCTGGCGTGAGTAAGTTTAGTGATATTACTCTGTTGCAACAAGGTAGTGATACTTTGGTGAAAGTTGGCACTACTGAAGTTGCTTCTTTGTTGGGAGTGACTGCTGCTGGTTTGACGGCGAGTAATTTTGCTTTCTCGGCTAGTGTGGTTGCTTAG
- a CDS encoding peptidase domain-containing ABC transporter — protein sequence MTYIKNAFQEFLHQLEGVDQLPSEEINNLSQQLQAFRYRIGQKIIGKERIPDRITIIYEGQVRLLGYDPQTQLPITLKLLQPGAILGEISLLRQVACETAIASTEEAVCITIPAGEYLRLIDTYPDFAQIRQQVPSAIEVFEVLGLQLEQRALGSANLKELTDQALSQAEVSYLRPGKTAFSQLDSAKVWFVSGGGTVTNFAVNSRLEFSDGRENAIAVLGKTPARLIGLSPADLAFLDIQQVPLPVNEVIAEIVDDEELDIPYASEEEILPPPSHLTDKDKRKKFPFIQGKGELNSAYACFQMVCKYLQIPFRREVVRRILVEQMKRQGNLSFQLCAYLGELVGLKAQLVDIPAASITRIPTPALIRYDEHYAVLYAADANTMVVGVPSKGIVRCKPGELIKHLNIDETNLPPQTRILLLSATKETPQERFGLRWFWPYLSQHRRVLIEVFIASFFVQLAALANPLVIQLIIDKVIVQNSINTLNVLGVLLLAVGIFEAVMTTLRTYLFVDTTNRIDMGLGSQIIDHLLRLPLRYFERRPVGELSTRINELENIRQFLTGTALTVGLDAVFSVVYIVVMLFYSWELTLVGLGTIPVFVIITLIASPTVSRQLRTKAERNAETQSYLVEVMSGIQTVKAQNIELRSRFSWQERYARYVAAGFKTVVTSTLANSASNFLNKLSSLLVLWVGAYLVLKGDLTLGELIAFRIISGYVTSPILRLAQIWQSFQETALSLERLSDIVDTPQEAEIDRQNIPLPAVVGAVKYENISFRFVPNGPLQLANVNLEVAAGTFVGIVGQSGSGKSTMMKLLLRLYDAESGRILIDGYDIAKVELYSLRRQIGVVPQDPLLFDGTVQENIALTNPDATTEEIIEAARIAAAHEFIMNLPNGYNTRVGERGAGLSGGQRQRIAIARSVLQRPKLLVLDEATSALDYPTERQVCLNLGSSFQGSTVFFITHRLNTVSNADIIVVMDGGRIIEQGSHKELMAARGHYFYLYQQQEVNL from the coding sequence ATGACTTATATTAAAAACGCTTTTCAAGAATTCCTACATCAATTAGAAGGTGTTGACCAATTACCAAGCGAAGAAATCAATAATTTATCACAACAACTGCAAGCGTTTCGCTATCGCATTGGTCAGAAAATTATTGGTAAGGAAAGAATTCCTGATCGCATCACAATTATTTATGAGGGACAAGTACGGTTATTGGGATATGACCCGCAAACGCAACTACCAATTACTTTAAAATTACTCCAACCAGGGGCAATCTTAGGAGAAATTAGCTTGTTGCGTCAAGTCGCTTGTGAAACAGCGATCGCTTCCACGGAAGAAGCAGTATGTATTACCATACCAGCAGGTGAATATCTACGCCTCATCGATACATATCCTGATTTCGCCCAAATTCGTCAACAAGTACCGAGCGCAATCGAAGTTTTTGAGGTGTTGGGTTTACAGTTGGAACAGCGGGCTTTGGGTAGTGCAAATCTCAAGGAACTGACAGATCAAGCTTTATCGCAGGCTGAAGTATCCTACTTACGACCCGGTAAAACTGCTTTTTCCCAACTAGATAGCGCGAAAGTCTGGTTTGTGAGCGGCGGTGGTACTGTCACAAATTTTGCTGTTAATTCTCGGTTAGAATTTAGTGATGGCAGAGAAAATGCGATCGCTGTTTTAGGAAAAACTCCAGCGCGGTTAATTGGTTTATCTCCAGCAGATTTAGCTTTCCTTGATATTCAACAAGTACCGCTACCAGTTAACGAAGTTATCGCGGAAATTGTTGATGATGAAGAGTTAGATATTCCCTACGCATCTGAGGAAGAAATTCTCCCTCCTCCATCACATTTAACAGATAAAGATAAGCGGAAAAAATTTCCTTTTATTCAAGGAAAAGGTGAATTAAATTCCGCCTACGCTTGCTTCCAAATGGTTTGCAAATATTTGCAAATACCCTTTCGCCGCGAAGTTGTTCGCCGCATTTTAGTTGAACAAATGAAACGCCAAGGTAATTTGTCGTTTCAACTTTGTGCTTATTTAGGAGAATTAGTCGGACTCAAAGCCCAGCTAGTAGATATCCCTGCAGCTTCAATTACCCGCATCCCCACACCAGCACTAATCCGCTATGACGAGCATTATGCTGTGTTGTATGCAGCCGATGCAAATACTATGGTTGTGGGTGTACCATCCAAAGGAATTGTGCGTTGTAAGCCTGGGGAATTAATTAAACATTTAAATATTGATGAAACCAATTTACCGCCCCAGACGCGCATCTTACTCCTCTCGGCGACAAAAGAAACACCCCAAGAACGCTTTGGGCTGCGGTGGTTTTGGCCTTATTTATCACAACATCGGCGGGTATTGATAGAAGTATTTATTGCTTCCTTTTTTGTGCAATTAGCCGCCCTTGCTAACCCGTTGGTTATTCAGTTAATTATTGATAAAGTTATTGTGCAAAATAGTATCAATACCCTGAATGTATTGGGTGTATTGCTATTAGCAGTAGGTATATTTGAAGCAGTGATGACCACACTGCGGACTTATCTATTTGTGGATACCACTAACCGCATAGATATGGGTTTGGGTTCACAAATTATTGACCATTTATTGCGACTCCCACTCCGCTATTTTGAACGCCGACCAGTAGGGGAGTTATCAACTCGCATTAATGAATTAGAAAATATTCGTCAGTTTCTCACCGGTACAGCTTTAACAGTAGGGTTAGATGCGGTTTTCTCGGTAGTTTATATTGTGGTGATGCTGTTTTATAGTTGGGAACTGACCTTGGTAGGTTTGGGAACAATTCCTGTGTTTGTGATTATCACTTTAATTGCTTCTCCCACTGTGAGTAGACAACTGAGAACCAAAGCCGAACGCAACGCCGAGACGCAATCTTATTTAGTTGAGGTGATGTCAGGGATTCAAACAGTCAAAGCACAAAATATTGAACTGCGATCGCGTTTTTCTTGGCAAGAGCGTTATGCTCGTTATGTAGCAGCAGGTTTTAAAACTGTCGTCACCTCCACCCTCGCCAATTCGGCTAGTAACTTCCTCAACAAACTCAGTAGTTTATTAGTGTTATGGGTAGGCGCTTATTTAGTTCTTAAAGGTGATTTAACTTTAGGAGAATTAATCGCTTTTAGAATTATCTCCGGTTACGTCACCAGCCCCATATTACGCCTAGCTCAAATTTGGCAAAGTTTCCAAGAAACAGCATTATCTTTGGAACGATTAAGCGATATTGTCGATACACCCCAAGAAGCAGAAATTGACCGTCAAAATATTCCCTTACCTGCAGTTGTTGGTGCAGTAAAATATGAAAACATTTCCTTCCGATTTGTCCCCAACGGCCCGCTACAACTAGCCAACGTCAATTTAGAAGTCGCTGCGGGGACATTTGTCGGCATTGTCGGTCAGAGTGGATCGGGTAAAAGTACAATGATGAAATTACTGCTGAGACTTTATGATGCTGAGTCTGGCAGAATTTTAATTGATGGTTACGACATTGCCAAAGTTGAACTGTATTCTTTGCGACGCCAAATTGGTGTAGTTCCCCAAGACCCCTTGTTGTTTGACGGTACTGTCCAAGAAAACATCGCCCTCACCAACCCCGACGCGACTACCGAAGAAATTATCGAAGCTGCTCGCATCGCTGCTGCCCACGAGTTTATCATGAACTTGCCCAATGGCTATAACACCCGCGTTGGCGAGCGGGGAGCAGGGTTATCAGGTGGACAAAGACAAAGAATAGCGATCGCCCGTTCTGTCCTCCAAAGGCCAAAACTATTAGTTTTAGACGAAGCTACCAGCGCCCTCGATTATCCCACAGAGCGTCAAGTCTGTCTCAATCTCGGCAGTAGTTTCCAGGGTAGCACTGTATTTTTTATCACCCATAGACTGAACACCGTCAGTAATGCAGATATCATAGTAGTGATGGACGGTGGGAGGATTATCGAACAAGGAAGCCACAAGGAATTGATGGCTGCTAGAGGTCATTATTTTTATCTTTATCAGCAACAAGAAGTTAATTTGTAA
- a CDS encoding HlyD family efflux transporter periplasmic adaptor subunit, protein MTQLNGNNFNSNRNDSKQDVKVASSLAKSPKESLVNFREAEFDQSIVLRQSPIWSRTIMVTMMVLACFGIAWACLAKIEQVVPATGQLKPQGTVKEVQAPISGVVKKVFVKDGDQVKPGQLLLTFDSIATIAELNSLRSIRAALNRENQIYRQLMQASDGTNSELGFLTSRLPIEVAFLLKSRSALVSENELLRTELAKSTTGAGGSDEQKRLQVAKRELDSRSAAARLDVEQIKKQLAQTQVKIQDTKASLAIQQHIFDKLKTLATEGGISQLQYLNQQQQVQNLAAEIKQLTEEEQRLRYDIEQGQEQLTNTVAVSDKSIVEKIADNKKRIADLDSQFQKIALDNEQRLADINSKIAQTKLNVTYQELRAPVGGTIFDLQAKYPGFVANSTQKILQIVPKEDYIAEVFITNKDIGFVRKGMKVDVRIDSFPFSEFGDIKGVVDGIGSDALPPDQTHQYYRFPAKVKLEKQYLTTQGKNITLQSGMSITANIKVREERTVISLFTEMFTKQIESLNEVR, encoded by the coding sequence ATGACTCAACTAAATGGAAACAATTTTAATAGCAATCGAAATGACAGCAAGCAAGATGTCAAAGTAGCTTCATCCCTAGCGAAATCTCCCAAGGAATCTTTAGTCAACTTCCGCGAAGCCGAATTTGATCAATCAATTGTCCTGCGACAATCTCCCATTTGGTCACGCACTATTATGGTGACGATGATGGTTTTAGCTTGTTTTGGGATAGCGTGGGCTTGTTTAGCAAAAATTGAACAAGTAGTACCAGCAACAGGTCAACTAAAGCCACAAGGAACAGTGAAAGAAGTACAAGCCCCTATTAGTGGAGTGGTGAAAAAAGTTTTTGTCAAAGATGGAGATCAAGTTAAACCAGGACAATTGCTGTTAACTTTTGATTCCATTGCGACAATCGCTGAATTAAATTCATTAAGAAGTATCCGGGCTGCATTAAATAGAGAAAATCAGATTTATCGTCAACTAATGCAAGCTAGTGACGGTACAAATTCTGAATTAGGATTTTTAACTAGCAGATTACCAATAGAAGTTGCTTTCTTGCTGAAAAGTCGGTCAGCTTTAGTTTCAGAGAATGAATTATTGCGGACTGAACTCGCAAAATCTACTACTGGTGCTGGGGGAAGCGATGAACAAAAACGCTTACAAGTTGCTAAAAGAGAATTAGATTCCCGTTCCGCAGCAGCGAGGTTAGATGTTGAGCAAATCAAAAAACAACTAGCTCAAACTCAAGTGAAAATCCAGGATACTAAAGCTAGTTTAGCTATCCAACAGCATATTTTTGATAAATTGAAAACCTTAGCGACGGAAGGTGGAATTTCTCAACTGCAATATCTCAATCAACAACAACAAGTACAGAACCTAGCTGCAGAAATCAAGCAATTAACCGAAGAAGAACAACGCCTGCGATATGATATTGAGCAAGGACAAGAACAGTTAACTAATACGGTAGCAGTTTCTGATAAAAGTATTGTCGAAAAGATAGCTGATAATAAAAAGCGCATCGCTGACCTTGATAGTCAATTCCAAAAAATAGCATTGGATAATGAACAACGTTTAGCAGATATTAATAGCAAAATTGCTCAAACCAAATTAAACGTTACATATCAAGAATTGCGCGCCCCAGTAGGAGGGACAATTTTTGATTTACAAGCTAAATACCCTGGCTTTGTCGCTAATTCCACACAAAAAATTCTGCAAATAGTACCGAAAGAAGACTATATCGCTGAAGTTTTCATTACTAACAAAGATATTGGTTTTGTTCGTAAGGGAATGAAAGTAGATGTCAGAATCGACTCCTTCCCTTTTAGTGAATTCGGCGATATCAAAGGAGTCGTCGATGGTATCGGTTCCGATGCTCTCCCTCCAGACCAAACCCATCAATATTATCGCTTTCCAGCCAAAGTGAAACTAGAAAAACAATATCTGACAACTCAAGGTAAAAATATTACTTTGCAGTCAGGGATGTCAATTACCGCTAATATTAAAGTCCGTGAAGAACGGACTGTTATCAGCTTATTCACCGAGATGTTTACCAAGCAAATCGAGAGCCTTAATGAAGTGCGTTAG